The following are encoded in a window of Rhizobium sp. 11515TR genomic DNA:
- a CDS encoding queuosine precursor transporter, translated as MLTIRHTLIYVLLMTLVVVASNILVQYPLQATLAGINLADILTWGAFTYPVAFLITDLTNRQFGPKAARKVVFAGFVVGVALSFYTAQPRIAIASGSAYLAGQLLDISVFNRLRRMAWWRAPLFGSLIGSMLDTLIFFSFAFAPFFVFFGPNDPFAIEWAPILGAFSTSAPRWVSWAIGDFSVKVTVGLVMLLPYGALMNMLKPMPQAPTA; from the coding sequence TGGTCGTCGTCGCTTCCAACATCCTCGTGCAGTATCCGCTGCAGGCAACACTCGCCGGCATCAATCTCGCGGATATCCTCACCTGGGGCGCCTTCACCTATCCGGTCGCCTTCCTCATCACCGATCTGACCAACCGCCAGTTCGGTCCCAAGGCCGCGCGTAAGGTCGTCTTTGCCGGCTTCGTCGTCGGCGTTGCCCTGTCCTTCTACACCGCGCAGCCACGCATCGCGATCGCCTCCGGCTCGGCCTATCTCGCCGGTCAGCTGCTCGACATCTCGGTCTTCAACCGCCTGCGCCGCATGGCCTGGTGGCGCGCGCCGCTGTTCGGCTCGCTCATCGGCTCGATGCTCGATACGCTGATTTTCTTTTCCTTCGCCTTTGCGCCCTTCTTCGTCTTCTTCGGACCGAACGATCCCTTCGCGATCGAGTGGGCGCCGATCCTCGGCGCTTTCTCCACCTCGGCCCCGCGCTGGGTATCCTGGGCGATCGGCGATTTCTCGGTCAAGGTGACCGTCGGCCTCGTCATGCTGCTGCCCTATGGCGCGCTGATGAACATGCTGAAACCGATGCCGCAGGCGCCAACCGCCTGA
- a CDS encoding esterase-like activity of phytase family protein codes for MLAGLLSGCSSGNDADERGPAAIQAKVISTFKRGSDQTRFGALEFIGGLELSSDNALLGAVSAIRFRDDQRRFISVLDTGHWFTGTIERDQEGRLKGISDARIAPMIDRLGETDAGDGVMDAEGLALRGNHVLVSYEQYHRVDAYPDPGFEISPPDGSMPVPIPGWELRSNRGLEALMIAPPSSPLAGGAVIVAEDSLDDQGNLFAAVLDGPLQGRFTVKRHGGFNVSDGVFLPDGDLLLLERRFGLIHGLGVRIRRIAGADIKPGAVVDGKAIFEAGSGDQIDNMEGLDVFRAADGSLHLVMVSDDNHSILQRSLMLEFKLHDDNIVSQN; via the coding sequence ATGCTCGCCGGACTGCTCTCAGGCTGCAGTTCCGGAAATGACGCCGACGAGCGTGGCCCGGCGGCAATTCAGGCGAAAGTCATTTCCACCTTCAAGCGAGGCTCGGATCAAACGCGCTTCGGTGCGCTGGAGTTTATAGGCGGTCTCGAGCTCAGTTCTGACAATGCGCTTCTCGGCGCTGTTTCGGCCATTCGTTTTCGTGACGATCAACGGCGGTTCATTTCGGTGCTGGATACCGGCCACTGGTTTACCGGCACCATCGAACGCGACCAGGAGGGACGGCTGAAGGGGATCAGCGATGCGCGGATTGCGCCTATGATCGACCGCTTGGGCGAGACGGATGCGGGCGATGGGGTCATGGATGCCGAAGGCTTGGCGCTGCGCGGCAATCACGTCCTCGTCAGCTATGAGCAATATCACCGCGTCGATGCCTATCCCGATCCGGGCTTTGAGATTTCACCGCCCGATGGCAGCATGCCCGTTCCCATCCCGGGATGGGAGTTGCGGTCCAATCGCGGCCTCGAGGCGCTGATGATCGCGCCGCCGTCGAGCCCCCTTGCCGGCGGCGCTGTCATCGTCGCCGAAGACAGTCTGGACGATCAGGGTAACCTGTTCGCCGCCGTCCTGGACGGGCCGCTGCAGGGGCGCTTCACCGTGAAGCGCCATGGCGGCTTCAATGTCAGCGACGGCGTCTTTCTACCGGATGGCGACCTATTGCTGCTGGAGCGGCGCTTCGGGCTGATCCATGGCCTCGGCGTGCGTATCCGGCGGATCGCCGGTGCTGATATCAAGCCGGGCGCTGTTGTAGATGGCAAGGCGATCTTCGAGGCGGGCTCCGGAGATCAGATCGACAATATGGAGGGCCTGGATGTCTTCCGTGCGGCCGACGGTTCACTGCATCTTGTCATGGTCTCGGATGACAATCATTCAATTCTGCAGCGCAGCCTGATGTTGGAGTTCAAGCTGCATGACGACAATATCGTCAGTCAGAATTGA
- the cobT gene encoding cobaltochelatase subunit CobT, with amino-acid sequence MSGRGDNSKAKPGAPVDMEPLRRAITGCVRSIAGDAEVEVAFANERPGMTGERIRLPELSKRPTAHELAVTRGLGDSMALRLACHDARVHAVMSPQGADARSIFDAVEQARVESIGSLRMSGVAANLNSMNTEKYAKANFSGIERREDAPIGEAMAMIVREKLTGQKPPESAGKVLDLWRPFIEEKTGGQLDNLLSAINDQQSFARVVRNMLTAMEMAEEYGDEQSEPDSEEQPSEEDKPNGEDQDNDDVKEDEGADAAPAEDSEASDEQMEDGATEDGGEISDDDMSEEGEEDSETPGETRRPNTPFADFNEKVDYHVYTEEFDETTTAQELCDVAELERLRAFLDKQLAHLQGAVGRLANRLQRRLMAQQNRSWDFDLEEGYLDPARLPRLIIDPTQALSFKMERDTQFRDTVVTLLIDNSGSMRGRPITVAASCADILARTLERCGVKVEILGFTTKAWKGGQAREKWLASGKPQTPGRLNDLRHIIYKSADEPYRRSRSNLGLMMREGLLKENIDGEALIWAHNRLLGRREQRRILMMISDGAPVDDSTLSVNPGNYLERHLRAVIDQIETRSPVELLAIGIGHDVTRYYRRAVTIVDADELAGAMTEQLASLFEDQTSMPRSRMRRAS; translated from the coding sequence ATGTCAGGTCGCGGAGACAATTCCAAAGCGAAGCCTGGTGCACCGGTGGACATGGAGCCGTTGCGCCGGGCGATCACCGGCTGTGTGCGCTCGATCGCCGGCGACGCCGAGGTCGAGGTGGCCTTTGCCAACGAACGCCCGGGGATGACGGGCGAGCGCATCCGCCTGCCGGAGCTTTCGAAGCGGCCGACAGCCCATGAGCTCGCGGTGACCCGCGGCCTTGGCGATTCGATGGCCCTGCGGCTTGCCTGCCATGATGCCCGCGTCCATGCGGTGATGTCGCCCCAGGGTGCCGATGCCCGCAGCATCTTCGATGCCGTCGAGCAGGCCCGTGTCGAATCGATCGGCTCGCTGCGCATGAGCGGCGTTGCCGCCAATCTCAACTCCATGAATACAGAGAAATACGCCAAGGCGAATTTCTCGGGCATCGAACGGCGCGAGGATGCGCCGATCGGTGAGGCCATGGCGATGATCGTGCGCGAGAAGCTGACCGGTCAGAAGCCGCCGGAAAGCGCCGGCAAGGTGCTGGATCTCTGGCGTCCCTTCATTGAGGAAAAGACCGGCGGTCAGCTCGATAACCTGCTGTCTGCCATCAACGACCAGCAGAGCTTCGCCCGTGTCGTCCGCAACATGCTGACGGCCATGGAAATGGCCGAGGAATATGGTGACGAGCAATCCGAGCCCGACAGCGAGGAGCAGCCGAGCGAAGAGGACAAGCCGAACGGCGAGGACCAGGATAACGACGACGTCAAGGAAGACGAAGGTGCCGATGCCGCTCCGGCCGAGGACAGCGAAGCTTCCGACGAGCAGATGGAAGACGGCGCGACCGAAGACGGCGGCGAGATCTCCGACGATGATATGAGTGAAGAAGGCGAGGAAGATTCGGAAACGCCGGGCGAAACCCGCCGTCCGAACACGCCCTTCGCCGACTTCAACGAGAAGGTCGACTATCATGTCTATACGGAGGAGTTCGACGAGACCACGACCGCGCAGGAGCTGTGCGACGTGGCTGAACTCGAGCGCCTGCGGGCCTTCCTCGACAAGCAACTTGCGCATCTGCAAGGTGCCGTTGGCCGGCTCGCAAACCGGCTGCAGCGTCGCCTGATGGCGCAGCAGAATCGTTCCTGGGACTTCGATCTGGAAGAGGGCTATCTCGATCCGGCCCGTCTGCCGCGCCTGATCATCGACCCGACGCAGGCACTGTCCTTCAAGATGGAGCGCGACACGCAGTTCCGCGATACGGTCGTGACGCTGCTGATCGACAATTCCGGCTCGATGCGCGGACGGCCGATCACGGTCGCTGCCTCCTGCGCCGATATTCTGGCCCGTACGCTGGAGCGCTGCGGCGTGAAGGTCGAGATTCTCGGCTTTACCACCAAGGCGTGGAAGGGCGGCCAGGCGCGCGAGAAATGGCTCGCCAGCGGCAAGCCGCAGACACCGGGCCGTCTGAACGACCTGCGCCACATCATCTACAAGTCCGCCGACGAGCCCTATAGACGCTCTCGCAGCAATCTTGGCCTGATGATGCGCGAAGGCCTGCTCAAGGAGAATATCGACGGCGAGGCGCTGATCTGGGCGCATAACCGCCTGCTCGGACGCCGTGAACAGCGCCGGATCCTGATGATGATCTCGGATGGTGCGCCGGTCGATGATTCCACGCTGTCGGTCAATCCTGGCAACTATCTGGAACGGCATCTGCGCGCTGTCATCGACCAGATCGAGACGCGCTCGCCGGTAGAATTGCTGGCCATCGGTATCGGCCATGATGTCACGCGCTACTATCGCCGCGCCGTCACCATCGTCGATGCCGACGAGCTTGCCGGCGCCATGACGGAGCAGCTTGCCTCGCTGTTCGAGGATCAGACGAGCATGCCGCGCTCGCGCATGCGCCGCGCCAGCTGA
- the cobS gene encoding cobaltochelatase subunit CobS: MSKIDLDISEIPDTTVSVREVFGIDSDIRVPAYSQGSAYVPDLDTDYLFDRETTLAILAGFAHNRRVMISGYHGTGKSSHIEQVAARLNWPCVRINLDSHVSRIDLVGKDAIVVKDGLQVTEFKDGILPWAYQHNVALVFDEYDAGRPDVMFVIQRVLESSGRLTLLDQSRVIRPHPAFRLFATANTIGLGDTTGLYHGTQQINQAQMDRWSIVTTLNYLPHNNEVDIVLAKVKSFRNDKGRDTVSKMVRVADLTRAAFMNGDLSTVMSPRTVITWAENAEIFGDVAFAFRVTFLNKCDELERPLVAEHYQRAFGVELKESAANIVLEA; this comes from the coding sequence GAGCAAGATTGACCTTGATATTTCCGAGATCCCCGATACCACAGTTTCGGTCCGTGAGGTTTTCGGCATTGATTCCGACATCCGCGTGCCCGCTTACAGCCAGGGCAGCGCCTACGTGCCCGATCTCGACACGGACTATCTCTTCGACCGCGAGACCACGCTCGCCATTCTCGCCGGCTTCGCTCATAACCGCCGCGTGATGATCTCGGGCTATCATGGCACCGGCAAATCCTCCCATATCGAGCAGGTCGCCGCCCGCCTCAACTGGCCGTGCGTGCGCATCAACCTCGACAGCCATGTCAGCCGTATCGATCTCGTCGGCAAAGATGCGATCGTCGTCAAGGACGGGCTACAGGTCACCGAATTCAAGGACGGCATCCTGCCCTGGGCCTACCAGCACAATGTCGCGCTCGTCTTCGACGAATATGACGCCGGCCGCCCGGACGTGATGTTCGTCATCCAGCGCGTGCTGGAATCGTCGGGCCGCCTGACCCTGCTCGACCAGAGCCGCGTCATCCGTCCTCACCCGGCCTTTCGCCTGTTCGCAACCGCCAACACCATCGGTCTCGGCGATACGACCGGCCTCTATCACGGTACGCAGCAGATCAACCAGGCGCAGATGGACCGCTGGTCGATCGTGACGACGCTGAACTATCTGCCGCACAACAATGAAGTCGATATCGTGCTGGCAAAGGTAAAATCCTTCCGCAACGACAAGGGCCGCGACACCGTCTCCAAGATGGTTCGCGTTGCCGACCTAACGCGTGCGGCTTTCATGAACGGCGATCTGTCGACCGTCATGAGCCCGCGTACGGTCATCACCTGGGCCGAGAACGCGGAAATCTTCGGCGATGTCGCCTTTGCCTTCCGCGTCACCTTCCTCAACAAGTGTGACGAGCTGGAGCGTCCGCTGGTCGCCGAGCACTATCAGCGCGCCTTCGGCGTCGAGCTGAAGGAAAGTGCCGCCAACATCGTGCTCGAAGCCTAG